The following proteins are encoded in a genomic region of Haloarcula salinisoli:
- a CDS encoding single-stranded DNA binding protein, translating into MGEIADIYADLETDVSEEEFREAVEEKVEQMGGLADEETAAMLLAHELNEGEVETIADIEPGMDEVKFIAKVMAIGDLKTFEREGEDEDGRVINVEAADETASVRLAFWDGQAVDIDDGMLSVGDVLRVKGRPKDGYNGLEVSVDKAEVDDDASVDVEPGDGSTVEALTMGQSDVTLRGLVLDTDSVRTFDRDDGSEGKVSNLTLGDETGRVRVTMWDDRADRATEIEPGTAVEVVDGYVREREGSLELHVGDDGAVDEIDEAVDFQPDADPIDGVEIEQTVDIAGVVRSADPVRTFDRDDGSEGQVRNIRIQDATGDIRVALWGDKADKDIQPGDEVLAADVEIQDGWQDDLEASASWNSTIVVLDDGASPAPTPEEQADDQHAGLSSFGDGEDSEASATGGGESTATADTDGGATAAGGGAQTAEQVEFTGTVVQTGDPVVLDDGEQTMSVETGERVQLGQEVTVRGALEDGRLDADDVF; encoded by the coding sequence ATGGGCGAGATAGCAGACATCTACGCGGACCTGGAGACCGACGTCTCCGAGGAGGAGTTCCGCGAGGCCGTCGAAGAGAAGGTCGAACAGATGGGTGGCCTCGCTGACGAGGAGACCGCGGCGATGTTGCTGGCCCACGAACTCAACGAGGGGGAAGTCGAGACCATCGCGGACATCGAACCGGGGATGGACGAGGTGAAGTTCATCGCGAAGGTGATGGCCATCGGCGACCTGAAGACCTTCGAACGCGAGGGCGAGGACGAGGACGGCCGCGTCATCAACGTCGAGGCCGCCGACGAGACCGCCAGCGTCCGGCTGGCCTTCTGGGACGGCCAGGCCGTCGACATCGACGACGGCATGCTCTCCGTGGGTGACGTGCTCCGCGTGAAAGGCCGGCCCAAGGACGGGTACAACGGCCTCGAAGTCTCCGTCGACAAGGCCGAAGTAGACGACGACGCCTCCGTCGACGTGGAACCGGGCGACGGCTCGACCGTCGAGGCGCTGACGATGGGCCAGTCCGACGTGACCCTGCGCGGGCTGGTGCTGGACACCGACAGCGTCCGCACCTTCGACCGCGACGACGGCAGCGAGGGGAAGGTGTCGAATCTCACCCTGGGCGATGAGACCGGTCGCGTGCGCGTGACGATGTGGGACGACCGGGCCGACCGGGCGACCGAAATCGAGCCCGGCACCGCCGTCGAGGTGGTCGACGGCTACGTCCGCGAACGCGAGGGTTCGCTGGAGCTGCACGTCGGCGACGACGGGGCCGTCGACGAGATAGACGAGGCCGTCGACTTCCAGCCCGACGCCGACCCCATCGACGGCGTCGAGATAGAGCAGACCGTCGACATCGCCGGCGTCGTCCGCTCGGCCGACCCGGTCCGCACGTTCGACCGCGACGACGGCAGCGAGGGGCAGGTCCGGAACATCCGCATCCAGGACGCCACCGGCGACATCCGCGTGGCGCTGTGGGGCGATAAGGCCGACAAGGACATCCAGCCCGGCGACGAGGTGCTGGCCGCCGACGTGGAGATACAGGACGGCTGGCAGGACGACCTCGAAGCCTCCGCGAGCTGGAACTCCACTATCGTCGTGCTGGACGACGGTGCAAGCCCCGCGCCCACGCCCGAGGAACAGGCCGACGACCAGCACGCCGGACTGTCGTCGTTCGGTGACGGCGAGGACAGCGAGGCGAGCGCCACCGGTGGTGGCGAGTCGACGGCCACGGCCGACACCGACGGCGGGGCGACGGCTGCGGGCGGTGGCGCCCAGACCGCCGAACAGGTCGAATTCACCGGGACTGTCGTCCAGACTGGCGACCCGGTCGTGCTGGACGACGGCGAGCAGACGATGAGCGTCGAGACGGGCGAACGCGTCCAGTTAGGCCAGGAAGTCACCGTCCGCGGGGCCCTCGAGGACGGCCGACTGGACGCCGACGACGTTTTCTAA
- a CDS encoding histone deacetylase family protein, protein MNFGYREVCLDHDTGERHPESPDRLRAVRRALKECHGVDYVAADDADLDVVREVHDADYIEEFREYCDDGGGHWDADTVAVEATWDAALASAGLAVWAAEAAGPDVRARQTPFALGRPPGHHAVGDDAMGFCFINNAGVAAQAALNQGADSVAIFDWDVHHGNGTQDIFYDRSDVFYASIHEDGLFPGTGDIDETGVGAGEGANVNVVYQPGADTADYLAAIDEVIAPEIADYDPDLLLVSAGFDAHEHDPISRMQVSTEGYGVMTERMVDLADDCDAGLGFVLEGGYGLDTLSDSIKMVHEVFDGYQPVAPDDDVSEAAREVLDEVVAQGFGSK, encoded by the coding sequence ATGAACTTCGGCTACCGCGAGGTCTGTCTCGACCACGACACCGGCGAGCGCCACCCCGAGAGTCCCGACCGGCTCCGGGCGGTCCGACGCGCCCTGAAGGAGTGCCACGGCGTCGATTACGTCGCCGCCGACGATGCCGACCTCGATGTCGTCCGCGAGGTCCACGACGCCGATTACATCGAGGAGTTCCGCGAGTACTGCGACGACGGCGGCGGCCACTGGGACGCCGACACGGTCGCTGTCGAGGCGACCTGGGACGCCGCGCTAGCCTCGGCGGGGCTGGCCGTCTGGGCCGCCGAAGCGGCCGGTCCCGACGTTCGAGCCCGCCAGACTCCATTCGCGCTCGGTCGACCGCCGGGCCACCACGCCGTCGGCGACGACGCGATGGGCTTCTGTTTCATCAACAACGCCGGCGTCGCCGCCCAGGCCGCCCTGAACCAGGGGGCCGACAGCGTCGCCATCTTCGACTGGGACGTCCACCACGGCAACGGAACACAGGACATCTTCTACGACCGGTCGGACGTCTTCTACGCCTCCATCCACGAGGACGGCCTCTTCCCCGGCACCGGCGATATCGACGAGACGGGCGTCGGGGCGGGCGAGGGCGCAAACGTCAACGTCGTCTACCAGCCCGGCGCCGACACCGCCGACTATCTGGCCGCCATCGACGAGGTCATCGCGCCCGAAATCGCCGACTACGACCCGGACCTCCTGCTGGTCAGTGCCGGCTTCGACGCCCACGAACACGACCCCATCTCGCGGATGCAGGTGAGTACGGAGGGATACGGCGTGATGACCGAGCGGATGGTCGACCTGGCCGACGACTGCGACGCCGGCCTGGGCTTCGTGCTGGAGGGGGGCTATGGACTCGACACCCTCTCGGATTCCATCAAGATGGTCCACGAAGTATTCGACGGCTACCAGCCGGTCGCCCCCGACGATGACGTGAGCGAGGCGGCTCGCGAGGTACTCGACGAGGTCGTCGCTCAGGGATTCGGCTCGAAGTAG
- a CDS encoding DUF2304 domain-containing protein, whose amino-acid sequence MVEYTLVNLISLVVGIAFLVNGYMLVKQGREAIALFVVSLAIGGGLIFVAVFPNVFQVFATVLGLELKARAILVISNLTLFVVATYLFNRIGKLYDRLSRLNEEVSLLRSEVEELRDE is encoded by the coding sequence ATGGTCGAGTACACCCTCGTCAACCTCATCTCGCTGGTCGTCGGTATCGCCTTCCTCGTCAACGGCTACATGCTGGTCAAGCAGGGTCGGGAGGCCATCGCCCTCTTTGTCGTCTCGCTGGCCATCGGCGGCGGGCTCATCTTCGTCGCCGTCTTCCCCAACGTCTTCCAGGTCTTCGCGACGGTGCTGGGCCTGGAGCTGAAGGCCCGCGCCATCCTGGTCATCTCCAATCTGACGCTTTTCGTCGTCGCGACCTACCTGTTCAACCGCATCGGGAAGCTGTACGACCGCCTCTCGCGGCTCAACGAGGAGGTCAGCCTGCTGCGCAGCGAGGTCGAGGAACTCCGCGATGAGTGA
- a CDS encoding ArnT family glycosyltransferase, whose product MFGPGRALFDRVRSQVREDFRADPFLPYIMVAATLLASFWFFHRIPNFATRDEKDRLIDAMVPYGRVLADPSIESLQAGVQWSRVPFGATLYLFALALLPVVVVALVTGRGDIFTSVGYPSSAFGYYGLWASTPEWVWTWSLAFVRLFNVAFAIGSVYLTYRLGTAVVDRATGRLAATLLTLTFGFLTIAHEGGEDMPALFFVLLALNFLYVYIRTGERLPFYVGAACGGAAIAFKLTAAPVILGVGVAHLLRALQTDEDTLRTLLAPRLLVTGAAVGLVTILVGFPTFMVGGFDQIVTRFFGGSASRVSWPTGPDAPISWWFLRGYFSGMGLPLFFASVAGVVGSVAGLRKQRESGSGIALVLVMLVLYVGMFTQWHDFRVHHLLPTFPLLALLLANALSDLREWNPSVARPIVALLLVTTAIYAGMGTVGFASMPRDDAEAWLAANADENDTVEVYRVNIQDTAIPHGMNVNHRFQDRTAQDPCPEYIQLGYRDLLYLKNGTYYRNGERQQRYVRALVEEETDYEIVAEFGERPPEFVPQRATPGDYTDLLRYGVVPQTDQFADEQELRANQYTLVLQRSEPCRTPHESGF is encoded by the coding sequence ATGTTTGGTCCCGGGCGAGCGCTGTTCGACCGGGTGCGGTCGCAGGTCCGCGAGGACTTCCGCGCCGACCCGTTCCTCCCCTACATCATGGTCGCTGCGACCTTGCTGGCCAGTTTCTGGTTCTTCCACCGCATCCCGAACTTCGCGACGCGGGACGAGAAGGACCGCCTGATAGACGCGATGGTCCCCTACGGCCGGGTGCTCGCCGACCCGAGCATCGAATCGCTGCAGGCGGGTGTGCAGTGGAGCCGTGTCCCCTTCGGCGCGACGCTGTACCTGTTCGCGCTGGCGCTGCTGCCGGTCGTCGTCGTCGCACTGGTGACCGGCCGCGGGGATATCTTCACGTCGGTTGGCTACCCGAGCTCGGCGTTTGGCTACTACGGTCTGTGGGCGAGCACGCCCGAGTGGGTGTGGACCTGGAGCCTGGCCTTTGTCCGGCTTTTCAACGTCGCCTTCGCCATCGGCTCGGTCTACCTGACCTACCGCCTGGGCACCGCCGTCGTCGACCGGGCGACCGGCCGGCTGGCCGCGACCCTTCTCACGCTGACCTTTGGCTTTCTCACCATCGCCCACGAGGGTGGCGAGGATATGCCGGCGCTGTTTTTCGTCCTGCTGGCGCTCAACTTCCTGTACGTCTACATCCGCACCGGCGAGCGGCTCCCCTTCTACGTCGGTGCGGCCTGTGGCGGGGCCGCCATCGCGTTCAAGCTCACCGCCGCGCCGGTCATCCTCGGGGTCGGCGTCGCACACCTCCTCCGGGCGCTGCAAACCGACGAAGATACCCTGCGGACATTGCTCGCGCCGCGACTGCTCGTCACCGGCGCGGCGGTCGGTCTGGTGACGATACTGGTCGGCTTCCCGACGTTCATGGTGGGCGGGTTCGACCAGATCGTGACACGTTTCTTCGGCGGGTCGGCCTCACGAGTGAGCTGGCCGACGGGGCCGGACGCTCCCATTTCGTGGTGGTTCCTCCGGGGTTACTTCAGCGGGATGGGGCTGCCGCTGTTTTTCGCGTCTGTCGCCGGCGTCGTCGGGTCCGTCGCGGGACTGCGGAAACAGCGCGAGAGTGGGTCCGGTATCGCCCTCGTGCTCGTCATGCTCGTCCTCTACGTGGGGATGTTCACCCAGTGGCACGACTTCCGGGTCCACCACCTGCTGCCGACCTTCCCGCTGCTGGCGCTGTTGCTGGCGAACGCGCTTTCGGACCTGCGCGAGTGGAATCCGTCCGTCGCCCGCCCGATAGTGGCACTCTTGCTGGTGACGACGGCGATATACGCCGGCATGGGGACCGTCGGGTTCGCCTCGATGCCCCGGGACGACGCCGAGGCGTGGCTGGCGGCAAACGCCGACGAGAACGACACCGTCGAGGTGTACCGCGTGAACATACAGGACACTGCGATACCCCACGGGATGAACGTCAACCACCGGTTCCAGGACCGTACGGCACAGGACCCGTGTCCCGAGTACATCCAGCTGGGCTATCGGGATCTCCTCTATCTGAAGAACGGGACCTACTACCGCAACGGGGAGCGCCAGCAGCGGTACGTCCGCGCGCTGGTCGAGGAGGAGACCGACTACGAAATCGTCGCCGAGTTCGGCGAGCGGCCGCCGGAGTTCGTCCCCCAGCGGGCGACGCCCGGGGACTACACGGACCTGCTGCGCTACGGCGTCGTCCCACAGACCGACCAGTTCGCCGACGAGCAGGAGCTGCGGGCCAACCAGTACACGCTCGTCCTGCAGCGCAGCGAGCCCTGTAGGACCCCCCACGAGAGCGGGTTCTGA
- a CDS encoding glycosyltransferase family 2 protein, whose translation MRTVAVIPAYNESETIGPVIEETGEYVDQVVVVDDGSSDDTAAIARDHGAVVVEHVFNTGVGGAVRTGYQYAIKHDYDWVVQVDADGQHDPAKIPELLDVATDGHDMVIASRYLNESYQDYSATRNVGIQFFTRLVNALGDIEITDVTSGFRVYRVSMLESILHRGDKHWAIEQTLEAAKGGYSITEVSTKMPTREEGESQFTIDTFALYPIRMTDTILRVLLFR comes from the coding sequence GTGCGTACCGTCGCCGTCATTCCCGCGTACAACGAATCCGAGACCATCGGGCCGGTCATCGAGGAGACCGGAGAGTACGTCGATCAGGTCGTCGTCGTCGACGACGGTTCCAGCGACGACACTGCCGCAATCGCCCGCGACCACGGCGCCGTGGTCGTAGAGCACGTCTTCAACACGGGCGTCGGCGGCGCAGTCAGGACCGGCTACCAGTACGCGATCAAACACGACTACGACTGGGTCGTCCAGGTCGACGCGGACGGCCAGCACGACCCGGCGAAGATTCCCGAACTCCTGGACGTCGCGACCGACGGCCACGACATGGTCATCGCCAGTCGCTATCTCAACGAGAGCTACCAGGACTACTCGGCGACGCGCAACGTCGGTATCCAGTTTTTCACCCGGCTGGTCAACGCGCTCGGTGACATCGAGATTACGGACGTGACCAGCGGGTTCCGTGTTTACCGGGTGTCGATGCTCGAATCGATACTCCACCGCGGGGACAAACACTGGGCCATCGAACAGACCCTGGAGGCCGCCAAGGGCGGCTACTCCATTACAGAGGTGTCCACGAAGATGCCCACCCGGGAGGAGGGCGAGTCACAGTTCACCATCGACACCTTCGCGCTGTACCCGATTCGGATGACCGATACTATCCTCCGTGTCCTGCTCTTTCGATAA
- the cca gene encoding CCA tRNA nucleotidyltransferase, with product MSDEFDAVVARVRKRVSPGEAERERLQRAAATVMERAGEAVADLPVDAEVLQVGSTARGTWTAGDRDVDVFVAFPPDLDRSELERYGLAVGHAVLPEGHEEYAEHPYVVGEVDGYAVDLVPCYAVEDATAIQSAVDRTPFHTRYLATRLGDDLAGEVRVTKQFLKGIGVYGSDLRTRGFSGYLTELLTVEFGGFREFVAAAADWHPPVTFDPEAHGTTEFDDPLVVVDPTDPDRNVAAVCSAANVARLQHYARALLADPRESLFEPSEPAADDAEAVTAAVERRGTTPVAVRFARPDVVEDQLWPQLRKSLSGLTDELDRRGFEVFRSTALSTDGAGGSGDPHATDDDTAVLLVELSVAERPAVERHEGPPVHVREHATGFYETYADDPDVAGPYIDGDRYVVERPREFRTAEAFLNSDALLSVRLGPHVESALEEGYEVLVGTDIAALAGTFGVDLATYFEPNP from the coding sequence ATGAGTGACGAGTTCGACGCCGTCGTTGCCCGGGTCCGCAAGCGGGTCTCGCCGGGTGAGGCGGAGCGCGAGCGGTTACAGCGGGCCGCGGCGACGGTGATGGAGCGGGCCGGCGAGGCGGTCGCGGACCTCCCGGTCGACGCGGAGGTGCTCCAGGTCGGGTCCACAGCGCGTGGGACGTGGACCGCGGGGGACCGCGACGTGGACGTCTTCGTCGCCTTCCCGCCCGACCTGGACCGGTCGGAGCTGGAGCGGTACGGACTGGCGGTGGGTCACGCCGTCCTCCCCGAGGGCCACGAGGAGTACGCCGAGCACCCGTACGTCGTCGGGGAGGTGGACGGCTACGCTGTCGACCTGGTCCCGTGTTATGCCGTCGAAGACGCGACGGCCATCCAGTCGGCTGTCGACCGGACGCCCTTTCACACGCGCTATCTGGCCACCCGGCTGGGCGACGACCTCGCGGGCGAGGTGCGGGTCACCAAGCAGTTCCTGAAGGGCATCGGTGTCTACGGGAGCGACCTCCGGACGCGGGGCTTTTCGGGGTATCTGACGGAGCTGCTCACGGTGGAGTTCGGCGGGTTCCGCGAGTTCGTCGCGGCGGCGGCCGACTGGCACCCACCGGTGACGTTCGACCCCGAAGCCCACGGCACCACCGAGTTCGACGACCCCCTCGTCGTGGTGGACCCGACGGACCCCGACCGCAACGTCGCGGCGGTGTGTTCGGCCGCGAACGTCGCTCGCCTGCAACACTACGCACGGGCGCTCCTGGCCGACCCGCGCGAGTCGCTGTTCGAGCCAAGCGAGCCCGCGGCCGACGACGCCGAGGCCGTCACCGCCGCCGTCGAGCGCCGCGGGACCACGCCGGTGGCCGTGCGCTTTGCCAGGCCCGACGTGGTCGAGGACCAGCTCTGGCCCCAGCTCCGGAAATCCCTGTCGGGGCTGACCGATGAACTCGACCGGCGCGGATTCGAGGTGTTCCGGTCGACGGCTCTTTCGACAGATGGTGCGGGCGGGAGCGGCGACCCGCACGCCACCGACGACGACACAGCCGTCCTGCTGGTCGAACTGAGCGTCGCCGAGCGGCCGGCCGTCGAGCGCCACGAGGGGCCGCCGGTCCACGTGCGCGAGCACGCCACCGGATTCTACGAAACCTACGCCGACGACCCCGACGTCGCGGGCCCCTATATCGACGGCGACCGCTACGTGGTCGAGCGGCCCCGCGAGTTCCGAACGGCCGAGGCGTTCCTGAACAGCGACGCGCTGCTGTCCGTGCGCCTGGGCCCACACGTCGAATCGGCACTGGAGGAGGGGTACGAGGTACTTGTCGGGACGGATATCGCAGCACTCGCGGGCACGTTCGGCGTCGACCTGGCGACCTACTTCGAGCCGAATCCCTGA
- a CDS encoding lysylphosphatidylglycerol synthase transmembrane domain-containing protein: MTASRRDIAISVLQYGVGIAALAYLLSQVDIAAVSTRLRATEPSVLVALVLVTVGGVVARFDTWRAVLAPFASVPLLTAGRVDLAVNFVNQLLPSRLSGRLAAPFILRAETGIDYGDATAAAGAHTGIYAVFYGLVSAVGLVAIVGRVSTGILLLLALSTALYLVAGVVVLLAGMNLTVLDRLVGLLASLAERVPRIGSALADRILAIPDITESSADAFGEISTDPRIWLRYGAGWALALVVAPGIRVWLLFLSFGAAVDPLLLPLYLVTAYSITLLPLTPGGIGVTEATATAVFVGLGVPEAVVIPVIFLDRFLGVYIPAVVGWYPTLDMDLSVL; encoded by the coding sequence GTGACGGCGAGCCGCCGCGATATCGCGATTTCCGTCCTGCAGTACGGCGTCGGTATCGCCGCGCTCGCGTACCTCCTCTCGCAGGTCGATATCGCCGCCGTCAGCACGCGACTCCGGGCGACCGAGCCCAGCGTCCTCGTCGCGCTCGTGCTCGTCACCGTCGGCGGCGTCGTCGCCCGCTTCGACACGTGGCGAGCGGTTCTGGCGCCCTTCGCCAGTGTGCCGTTGCTGACCGCCGGTCGCGTCGACCTGGCGGTGAACTTCGTCAACCAGCTTCTCCCCTCGCGGCTCTCCGGTCGGCTCGCCGCCCCCTTCATCCTGAGAGCCGAGACCGGTATCGACTACGGCGACGCGACCGCCGCCGCGGGCGCCCACACCGGCATCTACGCCGTCTTCTACGGTCTCGTCTCGGCTGTCGGTCTGGTCGCTATCGTCGGCCGCGTCTCTACCGGCATCCTGCTCCTGCTGGCACTGTCGACGGCGCTGTATCTCGTCGCCGGCGTCGTCGTCCTGCTGGCCGGCATGAACCTCACCGTGCTGGACCGGCTGGTCGGATTGCTGGCTTCGCTGGCCGAACGTGTGCCCCGAATCGGGAGCGCGCTCGCCGACCGCATCCTCGCTATCCCCGATATCACCGAGAGCTCCGCCGACGCCTTCGGGGAGATATCCACGGACCCGCGTATCTGGCTGCGCTACGGTGCCGGGTGGGCCCTCGCGCTGGTCGTCGCCCCTGGTATCCGGGTCTGGCTACTCTTTCTCTCCTTCGGCGCGGCGGTCGACCCACTGTTGCTCCCGCTCTATCTGGTGACAGCTTACAGCATCACGCTGCTCCCGCTCACGCCAGGCGGCATCGGGGTCACGGAGGCGACCGCCACCGCCGTATTCGTCGGTCTCGGCGTCCCCGAGGCCGTGGTCATCCCCGTCATCTTCCTCGACCGGTTCCTCGGCGTCTACATCCCCGCCGTCGTCGGCTGGTACCCCACGCTCGACATGGACCTGTCCGTGCTGTAG
- a CDS encoding DUF7537 family lipoprotein has product MHQLTLRRGVLVVAVALLIAVAGCSGPSGGATPTANGTENATTTPAASMDTPTPAASTDTPTDQQTPTDGPDTEPDSDVEANGTGADLDGEELNNATRAAIEDAGSYTYQTTFRTASQSRRGQSRSRTNTTTQVDLEAEEGLRVSNYSSTGQQSSQTFSSTVYTDGNTSYQQRITSEGTNYSTQEGASTGFGGITPVNTSNFSQNLTFVTDGLVWETNGTTTLDGDTVTEYTLAGVEDEDAFIQRLRLRGTLTDISGTLYVDDDDVVRQTSLAYTVESQSGSLSAQSRLTLSDIGSTTVEEPEWTSEAEDADSS; this is encoded by the coding sequence ATGCATCAACTGACGCTACGACGCGGAGTGCTCGTCGTTGCAGTGGCACTGCTCATCGCAGTGGCCGGCTGTAGCGGCCCCTCCGGCGGCGCCACGCCGACAGCCAACGGAACCGAGAACGCCACAACGACGCCGGCCGCGAGTATGGATACGCCGACGCCGGCCGCGAGTACGGATACGCCGACCGACCAGCAGACGCCGACGGACGGCCCGGATACGGAGCCGGACAGTGATGTCGAAGCCAACGGCACCGGTGCCGACCTGGACGGCGAGGAACTGAACAACGCGACGAGAGCTGCCATCGAGGACGCTGGCTCTTACACGTACCAGACGACCTTCCGCACAGCCAGCCAGTCACGGCGTGGCCAGTCGAGAAGCCGTACGAACACGACGACGCAGGTTGACCTCGAAGCCGAGGAGGGGCTTCGCGTCTCGAATTATTCGAGCACCGGCCAGCAGTCCAGTCAGACCTTCTCGTCGACAGTTTATACCGACGGCAACACGTCCTACCAGCAGCGAATCACGAGCGAGGGGACGAACTACTCCACGCAGGAGGGCGCTTCCACCGGATTCGGTGGTATCACCCCCGTAAACACCAGTAATTTCTCACAGAACCTGACGTTCGTCACTGACGGACTGGTCTGGGAAACGAACGGGACGACCACCCTCGACGGTGACACGGTGACGGAGTACACACTCGCCGGCGTCGAGGACGAGGACGCCTTCATCCAGAGGTTGAGGTTGAGAGGCACACTGACCGACATCAGCGGGACGCTATACGTCGACGACGACGACGTCGTTCGGCAGACCTCGCTCGCTTACACGGTAGAGAGCCAGTCAGGGAGCTTGTCGGCACAGTCCCGACTCACGCTGAGCGACATCGGTTCGACCACCGTCGAGGAGCCCGAGTGGACCTCGGAGGCCGAGGACGCCGACTCGTCCTGA
- a CDS encoding histone: protein MSVELPFAPVDAVIRRNADGLRVSAGAAEELARRIQERGAELATTAAEEATRDGRKTLMPSDFGVETIPDKDGLELPVAPVDRIARLDIDDDYRVAMDARVALATILESFADDVAAAAADLARHADRRTVKAADVETYFELAKYY, encoded by the coding sequence ATGAGCGTCGAGCTTCCGTTCGCGCCCGTCGATGCGGTCATCCGACGGAACGCGGACGGGTTGCGGGTGAGCGCCGGCGCGGCAGAGGAACTGGCACGCCGCATCCAGGAACGGGGGGCTGAACTCGCCACGACGGCCGCCGAGGAAGCGACGAGAGACGGCCGCAAGACGCTGATGCCGTCTGACTTCGGCGTCGAGACCATCCCCGACAAGGACGGTCTCGAGCTCCCGGTCGCGCCGGTCGACCGCATTGCCCGCCTCGACATCGACGACGACTACCGCGTCGCGATGGACGCGCGCGTGGCGCTGGCCACCATCCTCGAATCGTTCGCAGACGACGTCGCTGCCGCCGCCGCCGACCTCGCCCGCCACGCCGACCGGCGGACGGTCAAGGCAGCAGACGTCGAGACGTACTTCGAACTGGCCAAGTACTACTGA
- a CDS encoding polysaccharide deacetylase family protein: protein MSDTVGRAVLSIDVELFDQTPAYRSASGITDQQGIGLNGLAWFRETLGDRGASTTCFVVSSLVDRYPEAIEALADAGFEIASHTHSHELLSDRSADERREELATSKERLESLTGQSVTGFRAPAFDITDDHFDLLAETGYEYDSSVVASRAIPGWYGGEYDLETPALATAVDPDAPAGLAELPASVMPGLRLPLTGTWLRFFGPRYTALGMRLLARRGITPVLYVHPWELVGLPQVEGVPARVYYHTGEWMREALTYILDQPFDFVTARSVLEDAVPGWTDQNRPADGPQEE from the coding sequence ATGAGTGACACCGTCGGCCGCGCAGTACTTTCCATCGACGTCGAGCTGTTCGACCAGACGCCCGCCTACCGGTCGGCCTCGGGCATCACGGACCAGCAGGGTATCGGCCTGAATGGACTGGCGTGGTTCAGGGAGACGCTGGGCGACCGCGGCGCGAGTACCACGTGTTTCGTCGTCTCCTCGCTGGTCGACCGCTACCCCGAGGCCATCGAGGCGCTGGCCGACGCGGGCTTCGAGATTGCCTCCCATACCCACTCCCACGAACTGCTTTCGGACCGCTCCGCCGACGAGCGCCGCGAGGAACTGGCGACGTCGAAAGAACGGCTCGAATCGCTCACGGGGCAATCCGTCACCGGCTTTCGGGCCCCCGCCTTCGACATCACCGACGACCACTTCGACCTGCTCGCCGAGACGGGCTATGAGTACGACTCCAGTGTCGTCGCGAGCCGCGCCATCCCGGGCTGGTACGGCGGCGAGTACGACCTCGAAACCCCCGCACTGGCGACGGCCGTCGACCCCGACGCACCCGCCGGTCTCGCCGAACTGCCCGCCAGCGTGATGCCCGGACTGCGCCTCCCCCTGACCGGGACGTGGCTGCGCTTTTTCGGCCCGCGCTACACCGCGCTGGGTATGCGCCTGCTCGCCCGGCGGGGAATTACGCCGGTGCTCTACGTCCACCCGTGGGAACTGGTCGGGCTGCCACAGGTCGAGGGGGTCCCCGCGCGGGTCTACTACCACACCGGCGAGTGGATGCGCGAGGCGCTGACCTACATCCTCGACCAGCCGTTCGACTTCGTCACTGCCCGGTCCGTGCTGGAGGACGCCGTTCCCGGCTGGACCGACCAGAACCGGCCCGCGGACGGGCCACAGGAGGAGTGA
- a CDS encoding SHOCT domain-containing protein, translating to MVEDEDEDLEIVVAARVTTLTLAVAFVLMFAGVPWFWVAFPVGFGGVLPTALGATRLYQRRHPADSRPTTDEDDALATLRERYARGELTEAEFERQVERLLETEDVRTARERPSGETQRERETE from the coding sequence ATGGTCGAGGACGAAGACGAAGACCTCGAAATTGTCGTCGCCGCCAGGGTCACGACGCTCACCCTCGCCGTCGCCTTCGTGCTCATGTTCGCGGGCGTCCCCTGGTTCTGGGTGGCCTTCCCCGTCGGCTTCGGCGGGGTGCTCCCGACGGCGCTGGGCGCGACGCGGCTCTACCAGCGCCGACACCCCGCCGACAGCCGGCCAACGACCGACGAGGACGACGCGCTGGCGACGCTTCGGGAGCGCTACGCCCGTGGCGAGCTCACCGAGGCGGAGTTCGAGCGACAGGTCGAGCGGTTACTGGAGACGGAGGACGTCCGGACGGCTCGCGAGCGACCGTCTGGGGAAACTCAGCGGGAACGCGAGACGGAGTAG